The DNA segment GCGCCAACGAGGCCAACAGGACCACCAGCACGATCGCGATCAGCGAAGCCCGCATCGACCGGCCGACCGCCTCACCGACGCCCACCGGGCCGCCGCTGGCGAAGTAGCCGTAGTAGCAGTGGTTGAGCATGACGATGATCGAGATGACGATCGCCTGCACGAACGACCACGCGACGTCGTCGGGTCGTAGGAACGTTCGGAAGTAGTGCTCGTAGGTGCCGGTCGACTGCCCGTAGAAAAGCGTCGTGGTGACCTGCGCTGACAGGAAGCTCATGATGATCGCCATCGCGTACAGCGGGATGATCACGATGAAGCCGGCCATGATGCGGGTGGAGACGAGGTACGAGATGGACTTGATGCCCATCACCTCGAGGGCGTCGATCTCCTCGCTGATGCGCATGGCGCCGAGTTCGGCGGTCGCCCCCGCGCCGACGGTGGCTGCCAGCGCCTGACCGGACACCACGGGTGCGGCGATACGCACGTTGACCAGTGCGGCGAAGAAGCCGGTGAACGCCTCCACACCGATGTTGCCCAGGGAGGCGAAGCCCTGGATGGCGATCAGCGAGCCACCGGAGAGGGTGACGAAACCGACGATCGCGACGGTGCCGCCGATGACGGCCATCGCGCCGGTGCCCATGCCGATCTCGGCGATCAGCCGGAGCACTTCCTTGCGGTAGTACCGCAGCGCGTGGCCGATCGAGCCGACGGCGGTGACGACGAACCAGGCGACGTGGCCGACGCTGTCCAGACCGCGCGACGGCGCGGCGACGAGCTTCTCGGCCCGGGCGTAGCCACGGGGGAAGCGCTGCCGGAGGACGGTTCCGGTGCTGGTGTTCGCCTGAGATGTGGTTGCCATGTCAGCGCCCCGTTCCGAACCGCACGCCGATGGTCGTCAGCACGACGTTGACCGCGAACAGCGCGACCACGCAGAGGACCAGGGTCTCGTTCACGCCGGTGCCGACGCCCTTGGCGCCGCCGCCGACGGTCAGGCCGCGGTAGCAGCCGACCAGGCCGGCGATCAGGCCGAACGTGGTGGCCTTGACGACCGAGATCAGCACCTCGGGCAGGCCGGTCACCAGCGTCAGCGTGGAGACGTAGGCGCCCGCCGAGACGTTCTGGATGTAGACGCCGAAGATGAAGCCGCCGACCAGGCCGATCGTGATGACCGCGCCGTTGAGCAGCAGCGCGACGAAGGTGGAGGCGACGACGCGCGGGACCACCAGGCGGTGGATCGGGTCGATGCCGAGCACCTCGAGGGCGTCGATCTCCTCGCGGATGGTGCGGGCGCCGAGGTCGGCGCAGATCGCGGTGGAGCCCGCACCGGCCACCACCAGCACCGTGACCAACGGTCCGAGCTGGGTGACCGCGCCGAGCGCGGCACCGGCACCGGAGACGTCGGCGGCGCCGAACTCCGCGAGCAGGATGTTCAGCGTGAAGATGATCAGCACGGTCAGCGGGACGGACACCGCGACCGTGGGCAGGAAGGACACCCGGAACAGGAACCAGGCCTGCAGGATGAACTCGCGCCATTGGAAGGGCGGCCGGAACAGCGCCTTGCCGGTGAGCACGCACATGCGCACGAAGCCGCCGACGGCCTCGAGCCCGGGCCTCACCTGATCGCGTACGTATCCTGTCAGCCCGCCACTGGAGGCGGTCACGAGTGCGCTCCCATGCCGGAACCGTCAAACCCGTGGCGCAACGGCAGAACCTGTCGCACGCCGCCTCCTTGCCCCATCCCGACCCTAGTGACGACTGTCTCCCTACTCACAAGTAGTAAGTGAGACCACAGGACTGTACCCGATGGTTTCGCGACCGTGTACCGCATCGGCCGGATTGGGCACCTAACCGTTAGCAAACCCGTCTCCATCAGCTAACTGTCCGACCGAGCGCCCGAAGGCGTTGCGGCAGTGGAACTTTCGCCAGCGTCAATCGGCTGGTTGCCGGCGTAGCGCTGCCGTAGCTCCGTTTTGAGGACCTTGCCCGCAGGGTTGCGGGGGAGCGCCTCGACGATCTCGAGGGCCTTCGGATGTTTGTACCGGGCAAGCCGCTCGGTCAGGAAATCGTCGAGATCGGCCAGCGACAGCCCCTGCTGCCTCCCCGCGGGGTCCACGGCGACGACGGCGACCGGGACCTCACCCCACTTCTCGTGGGGCCGTCCGATGACGGCCACCTCGGCGATGGCGGGGTGCGCGGCGAGCACGTTCTCGATCTCGGCGCAGTAGATGTTCTCCCCGCCGGAGATGATCATGTCCTTCTTGCGGTCGACGACCCAGATGTAGCCCTCCTCGTCCTGGCGGACCAGGTCGCCGGAGTGGAACCAGCCGCCCGCGAACGCCTCGGCGGTGGCTTTCGGGTTGTTCCAGTAGCCGGCCATCAGGGTCGGCGCGCGGTAGACGATCTCGCCGACCTGACCGATCGGCACGTCGTTCATGTCCTCGTCGACGATGCGCGCGGAGACCGTGGGGATGACCTTGCCCACGGAGCCGAGTTTGCGCAGTGCGTCCTCGCCCAGGAGCATGCAGGTCACCGGAGACATCTCCGTCTGGCCGAACGCGGCGAGGATCTGCGCGCCGGGGAACGTCTCGGCCATGTCGCGCAGCAGGGTGTCCGATGCCGGGGCGGCGCCCCAGGACAGCACCCGCAGCTTGAGGTCGCGCGGATTGGCCCGCTGCGCCGCGCACACCGCCTGCCACTGAGCGGGGACCAGGAAGATGCCGGTCACCTGTTCTTCGGCGAGCACGTCGAGCAGGGCGCCGGGGTCGAACGCGCCCAGCGGGTAGAGGACGGTCGGCCGGCCGAGGAGCAGGCCGACGATCATGTTGCCGATCCCGGCGATGTGGAACAGCGGGACGCCGATGAAGCCGACGTCGTGGTTGAGGTCCACACCGTTGGTGAAGAGGAATGTCATCGCCTGCCCGGCGATGTTGACGTGGGTGAGGACCGCGCCCTTCGGGCGCCCGGTCGTGCCCGAGGTGTACATGATCAGCGCGGGCGAATCGTTGGGGATGTCGACCGGGGCGGGCGCCTCACCGGGTTCGGCGATCAGGTCGTCATAACCCAGGACCGGTTTATCGGAGGCGGACTCGGTGGCGCCGCCGGCGACGATCACGGTCTCGAGCGTGGGATCGAGGTCTCGGACGGCTGTGGCGACGGGGGCCAGGACGGCTTCGGTGACGACCACCCGGGCGGCGCAGTCGCTGACCAGGAACGCGATCTCGGGCGGGGTCATGCGGAAGTTCACGGGCACGGCGATCGCGCCGAGTTTGTTGGCCGCGAGGAACGACTCGATGAACTCGGTGCGGTTGAGCATGAGGATGAGCACCCGGTCGCCGAAGCCGATGCCGCGGCGGCTCAGGGCGCCGGCGAGCTTGGTGACGCGCTGGTCGAGCTCGCCCCAGGTGGTGGTCCGGCCCATGAAGCGCAGCGCGGTGGCCCCGGGCTGCATCAGGGCGTGGCGAGAGAGCTGGTTGGTCCAGTTCTGCCTGCGTGCGAGATACGGCTGCTCAGAGGCGCTGGGCTCGGGGGTCAACGGCGGTGGCTCCATCGTCTCGGGGTTGCGTGTCGTTGATATTTGATCAAACATTGGATGGCCTCGGTCACACTATGGCCTCGGCGGCTCGTGGACAACCCTCGCTTGATCCCGCCCGAGAACCGGAGAGCATCGTGAACGCGCCCGTGAGATCACGTCCGGCGAAGCGGCGTACCAGCCGTCGTGAACAGCTCTCCGATGAGGTGGCGGCGCATCTGCGCGCGGAGATCATGACCGGGGCGCTGCGGCCGGGGACGTTCATCCGGCTCGACGAGACCGCCGCGCAGTTGGGGGTGAGCATCACGCCGGTGCGCGAGGCACTGCGCACGCTGCGCGGTGAGGGGATGGTGCAGCTCGAACCGCACCGCGGACATGTCGTGGTGCCGATGACGCGTGGCGACATCGAGGACATCTTCTGGCTGCAGGCGACGATCGCGGAGAAACTGGCGTTGTCGGCGGCCGAGCGCTTCACCGAACCGCAGATCCAGGAACTCGAACGGTTGAACGATGCGCTGGCCGAGGCGGTGGCACACCACGATCCCGAGGAGGTGGCGTTCGCCGAGTTCGCGTTCCACCGCGCGTTCAACCACGCCTCCGGCCGGATCAAGTTGGCGTGGTTCCTTCTCCATGTGGCGCGGTACCTGCCGCCGCTGCTGTACGCGACGGATCCGAGCTGGGGCGCCGAAGCGGTGGCCAGTCACCGGGAGTTGATCGCGGCGCTGCGGCGCCGGGACGCGGACACGGTGGTCCGATTGACGACCGGACAGTTCATCGACGGTGCACAGCGGCTGATCGCGCGGCTGGAGCAGATCGGGCTCTGGGACGAGAAGGTGCGGTGACTCTGCGGTGAGGGCGGAGAAGTACGAGTGGCCCGCGCCCTGGATGCAGAGTCGACGCGGCTAGGCGCTACCCGCGCTCAACTGTTCGGCCCGGGCCTTGAGGTTGTCGGCCAGATAGTCCAGCGTCTCCCCGATCGCCTTCTTCACCATCGGCTTCGGGATCGCGAGCTTCGTCTCGACGTCCATGTCGACGGTCAGCAGCGACGTCGCCCCGATCGGCACCACCGAGAACCTCTGCTCCTGCTTCTCGAAGTGGTCGCCCTGCTGCAGCATCGTGAAGATCTGGTTCTCCGCGGGGTAGTACACCGCCGTGATGAACGTGCCGGCCTGGCCCTGCACCTCGACGTCGAGTCGCAACTGGCTGGGGCGTCCATCGTCGTAACGCGCGAGGATCCAGCATCCTTTGATCTCCGGGTTCCACTCCGGGAACCTCTCGAAGTCGGCGACGATCGCCATGATCGCCTCGGCGGGCGCATCGACCTCGACGGTCTTGCTCACGATCGGCATCGGACGAGCATATCGACTACTCCACCCGCGCCTTCTCCAGCAGCGACCTGATCGCCTCCGGTATCGGGACGGGACGCCGGTTCTCCCGGTCGACGTACACGTGCACCCAGTGCCCGACGGCGGCGACCTCCGTCGCGTCCCGCTCGAACAAGGCCAACCGGTAGGTGACGCTGCTGTTGCCGAGCCGCGTCACCGCCAGCCCCACCACCAGCGGGTCGGGGAACTTCAGCTCCGCGAAGTACTGGCAGCCCGATTCCGCCACCACGCCCAGCCACGGCGCGGTCACCGGGTCGATGCCCACCGTGGTGTTGATCCACCCGTTGATCGCGGTGTCGAACAGCGCGTAATAGACGGCGTTGTTGAGGTGACCGAACATGTCGTTGTCGGTCCACCGGGTCAGCACCGGCCAGTGCACGGGGAAGTCGGGGCCGGTCGGCCGGCGTTCAGTGTGGGCGGGCATGGTGTCAGTTTCGCAGTCGGGGCAGTCTGGTGAGCATGACGATGACGATCCGCGGCGCCGTCCTCGAGGAGATCGGCCGGCCGCGACCCTTCACCGAGTCCGCACCGCTGTCGGTCTCCGAGTTGCAGCTCGACCCGCCCGGCCCCGACGAACTGCTCATCCGCATCGAGGCCGCGGGACTGTGCCACTCGGACCTGTCGGTCGTCGACGGCAACCGGGTGCGGCCGGTTCCCATGCTGCTCGGCCACGAAGCCGCCGGTGTCGTCGAAGAGGTTGGTCCCGGCGGTTCGGACCTCGCGATCGGGCAGCGCGTCGTCATGACGTTCCTGCCCCGATGCGGCCACTGCGCGGCGTGCGCCACCGACGGCCTGACCCCCTGCGAACCCGGCACCGCCGCCAACAGCGCGGGCACCCTCATGCACGGCGACATCCGGCTGCACCGCGACGGTCAACCCGTGCACCACCACCTCGGCGTCTCCGGATTCGCCACCCACGCGGTGGTGGACCGGCATTCGGTGGTGCCCGTCGACGCCGAGGTGCCGCCGGTGGTCGCCTCCCTGCTGGGCTGCGCGGTGCTCACCGGCGGCGGCGCGGTGCTCAACGTCGGTAAACCGCGACCCGGTCAGACCGTGATGGTCGTGGGGCTCGGCGGCGTCGGGATGGCGGCGATGATCACCGCCATGGCCTACGACGGCGTGGACGTCGTCGGAATCGACCAGCTGGAGGACAAACTCGACCGCGCCCGCTCGATGGGCATCAACGCCGCCTACACCCCCGAGGAGGCCGCCGAACGCAACGTCAAGGCCGACGTGGTGATCGAAGCGGTCGGGCACCCCGCCGCGCTGGAGACCGCGGTCGCGCACACCGCCCCCGGCGGCCGCACGATCACCGTCGGCCTCCCCCGACCGGACGCACGAGTTACGCTGTCGCCGTTGAGATTCGTCGCCGAGGGCCGATCCCTGATCGGCAGCTACCTGGGTTCGGCGGTGCCTGCGCGAGACATCCCACGCTTCGTGGAACTGTGGCGGAACGGGCGACTTCCGGTGGAAACCCTTGTCTCGTCGACGATCTCGCTCGACGACATCAACAGTGGCATGGACCGCCTCGCCGAGGGCAAGGCGGTCCGCCAGGTGATCGAGTTCGACTAGCGGCCTTCGCCGTCGGCGCCGACACCGGCCAGGACGGGCGGCTGTCCGCCGGGCGTCGCGATGCCGTTGCGGCGGAACGCCGCCACGACCAGTGCTCGCATCCGGCGGCCCACCTCGAACTGCTTGCCCGGCAGTGTGCGCGCGACCATCCGCAGGTTGACGCTGTCGACCTCGATGCTCTCCACACCCATCAGCGACGGCTCGTCGAGCAGCAGATCGGGCAGATCGCCGTCACGCATCGCGGCGGCCGAGACCTCGCGCAGCACCTCGTTGACGTGGTTGATGTCCTCGGACTTGGGCACCGGGATGTCGACCACCGCGCGGGCCCAATCCTTCGACAGGTTCAGCGATTTCACGATTTGACCATTGGGGACGGTGAACATCTCGCCGTCACCGGTGCGCAGTTTGGTGACCCGCAGCGTGACGTCTTCGACCGTGCCCCGGGCGTTTCCGCCACCGTTGACGGTCAGGTCGACCAGATCGCCGAAACCGTACTGCTTCTCGGTGATGATGAAGAACCCGCTGAGCAGATCCTGGACGATGCGCTGGGCGCCGAAACCGATCGCGGCACCGAGCACCGCGGCAGGCGCCACCAGCGAGCCGACCGGCAGGCCGAGCTGATTGGCGATGTCCACGCCGACCACCACGTACAGCACGGCGATAGCGACCGACGAGATCACCGATGCGACCGCCTGGCGGTGCTTGACCGTCTCCGAACGAACCATCGCGTCACCGCTGTCGGCCTGGTTGAGGCGTCGGCTGATCCGGCCCGCGACCCAGCGGATGAGCCGGGTGGTGACCACCGCGAAGACCAGGACCAGCACGATGTGCAGGCCCTTCGTGGCCAGCCACTGACCGACGCCACCCTGCCAGAAGGTGTCCCAGGCGCCGGCCGCGTTCACGTGTGTGAGCGTTGAAGTGTCCATATGGCCCAACGCGTTCCCGCTCCCCGCGGGTGGTCAAACGGGCCCGTCGGTGTTACCTGATTCACACGAGGGTCAGAACCAGGCGTCGCGCATCTCCAACGTGGTGCGGTCCAGGCGCTCGAGCAGGTCCAGTTGCGGTCCCACCCTGGGCAGTTCGTACCGGTAGAAGAACCGCGCCGCCTGCCGTTTGCCGTCATAGAAGTCGCCGGTGCGGCCGGCTGCGGCGAGGAACTGCTCGAGCCACATCCACGCGATCACGATGTGGCCGAACGCCTCGAGGTAGACCACGCTGTTGGCCATCGCCGCCTCGATGTCCCCGGAGCTGAACATCGCGGTCGTGACGGTGACCAGGCGCTGCCACCGGGCGTCGAGCTCGGCGGCCAGCGAGGCGGCCTCTCCGCCGATGTCACCGGCGGCGGCGACCGTCGCGCCGATCGCCGAGCCCACGGCCTGCAGGCTCGCGCCCTCGCGCTGGATGACCTTGCGGCCGAGCAGGTCGAGGGACTGGATGCCGTGGGTGCCCTCGTGGATCGGGTTGAGCCGGTTGTCGCGGTAATGCTGTTCGACGTCGTATTCGCGGGTGTAGCCGTAGCCGCCGTGCACCTGGATCGCCAGGTTGTTGGCTTCCAGACACCACTGCGACGGCCAGCTCTTGGCGACGGGCGTGAGGATGTCGAGCAGGTCCTGGTTGTCGCCGAGGTCGACCAGCCGCGCGCAGTACAGCGCGAGCGCCAGCGCACCCTCGACGTAGGACTTCTGCGCCAGCAGCATCCGCTTGACGTCGGCGTGCTCGATGATCGGCACCTGCGGGGTGGCCGGATCCTTCGCCGTCACCGGCCTGCCCTGCGGGCGTTCCCTGGCGTACTGCAGCGACTTCAGGTAGCCGGTGTAGCCGAGGGCGACCGCCCCCATGCCGACGCCGAGCCGGGCCTCGTTCATCATCCGGAACATGTAGGTGATGCCGCGGTGCGGTTCGCCGACCAGATAGCCGACAGCACCGGGTTCGCCGCCCGGGGTGAACACGCCCTCGCCGAAGTTGAGCACGGTGTTGGTGATGCCGCGCTGACCCATCTTGTGGTTCAGCCCGGCCAGCACCACGTCGTTGCGCTCACCCACCGACCCGTCGGCGCCGACCAGGTACTTGGGCACGATGAACAGTGAGATGCCCTTGGTGCCGGGCGGTCCGCCGGGGATCTTGGCCAGCACGAGGTTGACGATGTTCTCGGTGATCTCGTGTTCGGCGCCCGAGATCCACATCTTCGACCCGAACAGCCGGTAGGTGCCGTCGTCCCGGGGTTCCG comes from the Mycolicibacterium litorale genome and includes:
- a CDS encoding MlaE family ABC transporter permease, translated to MATTSQANTSTGTVLRQRFPRGYARAEKLVAAPSRGLDSVGHVAWFVVTAVGSIGHALRYYRKEVLRLIAEIGMGTGAMAVIGGTVAIVGFVTLSGGSLIAIQGFASLGNIGVEAFTGFFAALVNVRIAAPVVSGQALAATVGAGATAELGAMRISEEIDALEVMGIKSISYLVSTRIMAGFIVIIPLYAMAIIMSFLSAQVTTTLFYGQSTGTYEHYFRTFLRPDDVAWSFVQAIVISIIVMLNHCYYGYFASGGPVGVGEAVGRSMRASLIAIVLVVLLASLALYGTDPNFNLTV
- a CDS encoding MlaE family ABC transporter permease codes for the protein MTASSGGLTGYVRDQVRPGLEAVGGFVRMCVLTGKALFRPPFQWREFILQAWFLFRVSFLPTVAVSVPLTVLIIFTLNILLAEFGAADVSGAGAALGAVTQLGPLVTVLVVAGAGSTAICADLGARTIREEIDALEVLGIDPIHRLVVPRVVASTFVALLLNGAVITIGLVGGFIFGVYIQNVSAGAYVSTLTLVTGLPEVLISVVKATTFGLIAGLVGCYRGLTVGGGAKGVGTGVNETLVLCVVALFAVNVVLTTIGVRFGTGR
- the fadD5 gene encoding fatty-acid--CoA ligase FadD5 — encoded protein: MEPPPLTPEPSASEQPYLARRQNWTNQLSRHALMQPGATALRFMGRTTTWGELDQRVTKLAGALSRRGIGFGDRVLILMLNRTEFIESFLAANKLGAIAVPVNFRMTPPEIAFLVSDCAARVVVTEAVLAPVATAVRDLDPTLETVIVAGGATESASDKPVLGYDDLIAEPGEAPAPVDIPNDSPALIMYTSGTTGRPKGAVLTHVNIAGQAMTFLFTNGVDLNHDVGFIGVPLFHIAGIGNMIVGLLLGRPTVLYPLGAFDPGALLDVLAEEQVTGIFLVPAQWQAVCAAQRANPRDLKLRVLSWGAAPASDTLLRDMAETFPGAQILAAFGQTEMSPVTCMLLGEDALRKLGSVGKVIPTVSARIVDEDMNDVPIGQVGEIVYRAPTLMAGYWNNPKATAEAFAGGWFHSGDLVRQDEEGYIWVVDRKKDMIISGGENIYCAEIENVLAAHPAIAEVAVIGRPHEKWGEVPVAVVAVDPAGRQQGLSLADLDDFLTERLARYKHPKALEIVEALPRNPAGKVLKTELRQRYAGNQPIDAGESSTAATPSGARSDS
- a CDS encoding GntR family transcriptional regulator yields the protein MNAPVRSRPAKRRTSRREQLSDEVAAHLRAEIMTGALRPGTFIRLDETAAQLGVSITPVREALRTLRGEGMVQLEPHRGHVVVPMTRGDIEDIFWLQATIAEKLALSAAERFTEPQIQELERLNDALAEAVAHHDPEEVAFAEFAFHRAFNHASGRIKLAWFLLHVARYLPPLLYATDPSWGAEAVASHRELIAALRRRDADTVVRLTTGQFIDGAQRLIARLEQIGLWDEKVR
- a CDS encoding SRPBCC family protein, which gives rise to MPIVSKTVEVDAPAEAIMAIVADFERFPEWNPEIKGCWILARYDDGRPSQLRLDVEVQGQAGTFITAVYYPAENQIFTMLQQGDHFEKQEQRFSVVPIGATSLLTVDMDVETKLAIPKPMVKKAIGETLDYLADNLKARAEQLSAGSA
- a CDS encoding acyl-CoA thioesterase, with amino-acid sequence MPAHTERRPTGPDFPVHWPVLTRWTDNDMFGHLNNAVYYALFDTAINGWINTTVGIDPVTAPWLGVVAESGCQYFAELKFPDPLVVGLAVTRLGNSSVTYRLALFERDATEVAAVGHWVHVYVDRENRRPVPIPEAIRSLLEKARVE
- a CDS encoding alcohol dehydrogenase catalytic domain-containing protein — translated: MTIRGAVLEEIGRPRPFTESAPLSVSELQLDPPGPDELLIRIEAAGLCHSDLSVVDGNRVRPVPMLLGHEAAGVVEEVGPGGSDLAIGQRVVMTFLPRCGHCAACATDGLTPCEPGTAANSAGTLMHGDIRLHRDGQPVHHHLGVSGFATHAVVDRHSVVPVDAEVPPVVASLLGCAVLTGGGAVLNVGKPRPGQTVMVVGLGGVGMAAMITAMAYDGVDVVGIDQLEDKLDRARSMGINAAYTPEEAAERNVKADVVIEAVGHPAALETAVAHTAPGGRTITVGLPRPDARVTLSPLRFVAEGRSLIGSYLGSAVPARDIPRFVELWRNGRLPVETLVSSTISLDDINSGMDRLAEGKAVRQVIEFD
- a CDS encoding mechanosensitive ion channel family protein, with product MDTSTLTHVNAAGAWDTFWQGGVGQWLATKGLHIVLVLVFAVVTTRLIRWVAGRISRRLNQADSGDAMVRSETVKHRQAVASVISSVAIAVLYVVVGVDIANQLGLPVGSLVAPAAVLGAAIGFGAQRIVQDLLSGFFIITEKQYGFGDLVDLTVNGGGNARGTVEDVTLRVTKLRTGDGEMFTVPNGQIVKSLNLSKDWARAVVDIPVPKSEDINHVNEVLREVSAAAMRDGDLPDLLLDEPSLMGVESIEVDSVNLRMVARTLPGKQFEVGRRMRALVVAAFRRNGIATPGGQPPVLAGVGADGEGR
- a CDS encoding acyl-CoA dehydrogenase; translation: MKSTLLSRRDLDFLLFEWLRVDDLTQRPRFAEHSHDTFTGVLDLCEQLAERYFAPHNKKSDAHEPTFDGQTVTLIPEVKEAWDAFAAADLLGMELDAALGGAQLPASVAQAAFAWIAAANLATSGYVMLTIANANLLAEFGTDEQIDRFLRPMLSGRFSGTMALSETQAGSSLADITTRAEPRDDGTYRLFGSKMWISGAEHEITENIVNLVLAKIPGGPPGTKGISLFIVPKYLVGADGSVGERNDVVLAGLNHKMGQRGITNTVLNFGEGVFTPGGEPGAVGYLVGEPHRGITYMFRMMNEARLGVGMGAVALGYTGYLKSLQYARERPQGRPVTAKDPATPQVPIIEHADVKRMLLAQKSYVEGALALALYCARLVDLGDNQDLLDILTPVAKSWPSQWCLEANNLAIQVHGGYGYTREYDVEQHYRDNRLNPIHEGTHGIQSLDLLGRKVIQREGASLQAVGSAIGATVAAAGDIGGEAASLAAELDARWQRLVTVTTAMFSSGDIEAAMANSVVYLEAFGHIVIAWMWLEQFLAAAGRTGDFYDGKRQAARFFYRYELPRVGPQLDLLERLDRTTLEMRDAWF